In Neomonachus schauinslandi chromosome 6, ASM220157v2, whole genome shotgun sequence, a genomic segment contains:
- the FCER1A gene encoding high affinity immunoglobulin epsilon receptor subunit alpha, whose protein sequence is MPIPKGGPALLWMTLLLFSLDGMSADTSKPTVSLNPPWNRILKEDNVTLICYENNSLEVDSAVWTHNNISLEETSSRLNIVKAQIQDSGEYRCQNNGATPSEPSEPVYLRVFAEWLLLQASAEVLMEGASFHIRCHSWRNAKVTKVTYYRNGTALQYNYDNFNMPIANATIRDSGSYFCTGWIQRQNRTSDPLNIIVKKDSSNWNGHRSKYSWLQFLIPLLVVILLAVDTGLFILTQQQLTLLLKTKRTRKSKKPNPKKN, encoded by the exons ATGCCTATTCCCAAGGGAGGCCCTGCTCTGCTGTGGATGACATTGCTGCTCTTCT CTCTAGATGGCATGTCAGCAG ATACCTCGAAACCTACGGTGTCCTTGAACCCGCCATGGAATAGAATATTGAAAGAGGATAATGTGACTCTTATATGTTATGAGAACAACTCCCTTGAAGTCGACTCCGCTGTGTGGACCCACAACAACATCAGCTTGGAAGAGACATCTTCACGTTTGAACATTGTGAAAGCCCAAATCCAGGACAGTGGGGAATACAGGTGTCAGAACAACGGAGCCACCCCGAGTGAACCGAGTGAACCTGTGTACCTAAGAGTCTTTGCAG AGTGGCTGCTCCTTCAAGCCTCTGCCGAGGTGCTGATGGAGGGTGCGTCCTTCCACATCAGGTGCCATAGTTGGAGGAATGCGAAGGTCACAAAGGTGACCTACTACAGGAATGGCACAGCCCTCCAGTACAACTATGATAACTTCAACATGCCCATTGCCAATGCCACAATAAGGGACAGTGGCAGCTATTTCTGCACAGGGTGGATTCAGAGGCAAAATCGCACCTCTGACCCCCTCAACATTATTGTGAAAAAAG ATTCGTCCAACTGGAATGGTCACCGAAGCAAATACTCCTGGCTACAATTTCTGATCCCATTGTTGGTGGTGATTCTGCTTGCTGTGGACACAGGACTGTTTATCTTGACCCAGCAGCAGTTGACACTGCTCTTGAAGACTAAGAGGACCAGGAAGAGCAAAAAGCCAAACCCCAAAAAGAATTGA
- the LOC110573433 gene encoding LOW QUALITY PROTEIN: olfactory receptor 10J3-like (The sequence of the model RefSeq protein was modified relative to this genomic sequence to represent the inferred CDS: inserted 1 base in 1 codon), with translation MPMPNSTAVMEFLLEGFSTLXWQHRLVFFAVFLTLYLLTLSGNIVIVTITHLDHHLHTPMYFFLSMLSLSETCYTVAIIPHMLSGLLSPQQPIAVQDCATQLFFYLTFGINNCFLLTAMGFDRYVAICNPLWYSVIMSKEACVQLACGSLGIVFGLPFCDAFVISHSFCDVRPLLKLACADSTVNKIINFVVSVCVQVLPMGLVFISYILIISTILKIASIEGSTILKITSAEGRKKAFATCASHLTVVIVHYGCASIIYLKLKSQSSLGQDRLISVTYTVFTPLLNPVVYSLRNKGVKDALHRAVGWKLLSS, from the exons ATGCCAATGCCAAATTCCACTGCTGTGATGGAGTTCCTCTTGGAAGGGTTCTCCACCT TGTGGCAGCACAGGCTTGTCTTCTTTGCTGTCTTTCTAACTTTGTACCTGCTGACTCTCTCTGGCAATATTGTCATCGTGACTATTACTCATCTGGACCAtcacctccacacccccatgtacttcttcctgagCATGCTGTCCCTCTCTGAGACCTGCTACACTGTGGCCATCATTCCCCATATGCTTTCTGGCCTCCTAAGCCCCCAGCAGCCAATTGCTGTCCAAGACTGTGCCACTCAGCTCTTCTTCTATCTCACCTTCGGCATCAACAACTGCTTCCTGCTCACGGCCATGGGGTTCGACCGCTATGTGGCTATCTGCAACCCGCTATGGTACTCGGTCATCATGAGTAAAGAGGCCTGTGTCCAGTTAGCATGCGGATCACTGGGAATTGTGTTTGGCCTGCCCTTCTGTGATGCCTTTGTCATTTCTCACTCCTTCTGTGATGTGAGGCCCCTGCTAAAGCTGGCTTGTGCTGATAGCACTGTCAACAAGATCATCAACTTTGTTGTCAGTGTCTGTGTCCAAGTTCTACCCATGGGCCTGGTCTTCATCTCCTACATCCTCATCATCTCCACCATTCTCAAGATTGCCTCCATTGAGGGCTCCACAATCCTTAAGATCACTTCAGCCGAGGGCCGGAAGAAGGCCTTTGCCACCTGCGCCTCCCACCTCACGGTGGTCATCGTCCACTATGGCTGCGCCTCCATCATCTACCTCAAGCTCAAGTCCCAGAGTTCCCTGGGGCAGGACAGACTAATCTCTGTGACCTACACAGTCTTCACCCCCTTGCTGAACCCTGTTGTGTACAGCCTGAGGAACAAGGGTGTCAAAGATGCTCTGCACAGAGCTGTGGGGTGGAAGCTCCTTTCCTCTTAA